A genomic region of Cannabis sativa cultivar Pink pepper isolate KNU-18-1 chromosome 1, ASM2916894v1, whole genome shotgun sequence contains the following coding sequences:
- the LOC115715595 gene encoding 21 kDa protein-like: METTLSCTNFVTLLIFLCATFYKLDSTLAAAAARAGVNPVSKIATGFIRTSCSQTTYPRLCFSSLSIHAQKIQTSPQLLAGTALNVTLSSAKATTAMMSRLSLSHGLKPREVSAMKDCVEELSETVDELRRSIGEMSKLKGHNADFKLMINDIQTWVSAALTDENTCSDGFQGKTLNGNLKTVVRGRIVNVAQLTSNALALINRYALIRG; encoded by the coding sequence ATGGAAACCACATTATCTTGCACAAATTTTGTCACACTCCTCATTTTTCTTTGTGCTACTTTCTACAAGCTAGACTCAACCTTGGCCGCGGCGGCGGCCAGAGCTGGAGTCAATCCAGTGTCTAAAATCGCTACAGGGTTCATCAGAACATCTTGTAGCCAAACAACCTACCCAAGACTTTGCTTTAGCTCTCTGTCAATCCATGCCCAAAAAATCCAAACAAGCCCTCAACTTCTAGCCGGAACAGCCTTAAACGTGACACTGTCCTCGGCCAAGGCCACGACCGCCATGATGTCAAGGCTCTCATTGAGCCACGGACTGAAGCCCAGAGAGGTTTCGGCTATGAAGGATTGCGTTGAGGAGCTGAGTGAGACTGTAGACGAGCTGAGGAGGTCCATTGGCGAGATGAGTAAGCTAAAAGGCCATAATGCTGATTTTAAGCTCATGATAAACGACATTCAAACTTGGGTCAGCGCAGCTTTGACCGATGAGAACACTTGTTCTGATGGGTTCCAAGGGAAAACTTTGAATGGGAATTTGAAGACTGTCGTTAGAGGCAGAATTGTCAATGTTGCACAATTGACTAGCAATGCTTTGGCTTTGATCAACAGATATGCTTTGATTCGTGGATAG
- the LOC115704603 gene encoding uncharacterized protein LOC115704603 encodes MKLAISLYAIKMNQQYKVKRSSSKDYSLICVDSKCKWYFLASKHGKTDMFKVRKLNDTHTCSLEIIYEDHPQAKSDIIADCIKRWIINPKRNYKPNDIVEDIAEDYSISISYHKAWRAKEKATFEVKGSPYDSYNEIPGFLYMIQKCNPGTITDLVQDDEGRFKYCFFALASSIKGWNHCTPIIVVDAIFLKNAYGGTLIVANAQDADRHIFPLAFAIIDSENDASWQYFMEKLKQTYGEREEQCIISYRHESIAKSVKMIFPNLMHGVCCFHLFQNIKLRFRKGGDELRDAFYCASKAYNLADFEGFMKEIDTIDNRIRPYLTNEVGLNKWTRVYTKNKRYSTMTSNISESVNSALKEVRELPIGTLLECLRCLVQRWSWTNKNRALATLTTLAKGPEEELKDKLDRSKKLQVETSNHAIYTVNELKSSYIVDIQEKTCTCQRFQYDEMPCSHAMAVISKDTSNATISALISTQNKCFLQHTKKLCF; translated from the exons ATGAAACTCGCCATAAGCCTTTATGCCATAAAAATGAATCAACAATACAAGGTAAAAAGGTCATCATCCAAGGACTACAGCCTAATATGTGTTGACAGTAAGTGCAAATGGTACTTCCTAGCATCAAAACATGGAAAAACCGACATGTTTAAGGTGAGAAAACTCAATGACACTCATACATGCTCCCTAGAAATCATTTATGAAGACCATCCTCAAGCAAAAAGTGACATAATTGCTGATTGCATCAAACGATGGATAATAAACCCCAAAAGAAACTACAAACCAAATGACATTGTTGAAGACATAGCAGAAGATTATAGTATCTCCATCTCCTACCACAAAGCATGGAGAGCAAAAGAAAAAGCTACTTTCGAAGTTAAAGGTAGCCCATATGATTCATACAATGAAATCCCTGGCTTCCTATACATGATTCAAAAATGCAACCCGG GAACAATAACAGATCTTGTACAAGATGATGAGGGGAGATTCAAATACTGTTTCTTTGCATTAGCATCTTCTATCAAAGGCTGGAATCACTGCACACCAATAATAGTTGTGGATGCAATTTTTTTGAAGAATGCATATGGAGGTACTCTAATAGTTGCTAATGCACAAGATGCTGACAGACATATATTTCCACTAGCTTTTGCAATAATCGACTCAGAAAATGATGCATCATGGCAATACTTCATGGAGAAACTCAAACAAACATATGGGGAACGTGAAGAGCAATGCATAATTTCATATAGACATGAAAGTATCGCCAAATCAGTGAAAATGATATTTCCCAACTTGATGCATGGGGTATGTTGCTTCCATCTAttccaaaatataaaattaagatttagAAAAGGAGGAGATGAGCTGAGAGATGCATTCTATTGTGCATCAAAAGCATATAATCTTGCTGATTTTGAAGGATTCATGAAAGAAATAGACACCATAGACAACCGAATTCGTCCTTACTTGACAAATGAAGTTGGCCTCAATAAATGGACAAGGGTTTATACCAAAAACAAGCGTTACTCAACAATGACCTCAAATATATCAGAATCCGTGAATTCAGCCTTGAAAGAAGTAAGAGAGTTACCCATTGGCACACTACTAGAATGTTTACGCTGCTTGGTTCAAAGATGGAGTTGGACAAACAAAAATAGAGCTCTTGCTACACTCACAACACTAGCAAAAGGACCAGAAGAGGAACTCAAAGACAAATTAGATCGCAGTAAAAAATTGCAG GTTGAAACATCAAACCATGCCATATATACAGTCAATGAGTTAAAAAGTTCGTACATCGTAGACATTCAAGAAAAGACATGCACATGTCAAAGATTCCAATATGACGAAATGCCATGTTCTCATGCAATGGCAGTAATATCAAAAGACACTTCGAATGCTACTATTTCTGCTCTTATTTCTACACAAAACAAGTGTTTCTTGCAACATACGAAGAAACTGTGTTTCTAA